From a single Salvelinus namaycush isolate Seneca chromosome 14, SaNama_1.0, whole genome shotgun sequence genomic region:
- the LOC120058640 gene encoding sterile alpha motif domain-containing protein 10-like: protein MAVDAASSFSFCRPAVEYRALPEDFNHLSRRTGGNLTWHDGRGQKTAGGRTVKLLQQPGTEKYQRRSGDSYGIYHTSPTQPSLIRPVVLWTQQDVCRWLKKHCPHNYLTYVEAFSHHAITGRALLRLNGEKLERMGLVQETLRQELLQQVLQLHMQEERRNLQLLSRGGSFGNLS, encoded by the exons ATGGCTGTGGACG CGGCCTCCAGTTTCAGTTTCTGCCGGCCTGCTGTGGAATATAGAGCGCTGCCGGAGGACTTCAACCACCTGAGTCGACGGACGGGAGGGAACCTGACTTGGCATGACGGGCGGGGTCAGAAAACAGCAGGGGGCCGGACAGTGAAGCTGCTCCAACAGCCTGGGACAGAGAAATATCAG CGCCGTTCAGGCGACTCCTATGGAATCTACCACACCAGCCCCACCCAGCCTAGTCTGATCCGGCCTGTGGTGTTATGGACTCAGCAGGACGTCTGCAGGTGGTTGAAGAAACACTGTCCTCACAACTACCTGACCTACGTAGAGGCCTTCTCTCATCACGCCATCACAG GCCGTGCTCTGTTGCGTCTGAATGGAGAGAAGCTGGAGAGGATGGGCTTGGTGCAAGAGACACTGAGGCAGGAGCTCCTACAGCAGGTGCTTCAACTGCATATGCAAGAGGAGAGACGAAACCTGCAGCTCCTtagcagag GTGGCTCCTTTGGAAATCTATCGTAA